The segment CACCTCCGCGCAGACCTGCGACATGTGCCGCGGCAAGGGCGAGGTCTCCCAGGTCACCCGGTCCTTCCTGGGCCAGGTCATGACCTCCCGCCCCTGCCCGCAGTGCCAGGGCTTCGGCACCGTCGTCCCCACCCCGTGCCCGGAGTGCGCCGGCGACGGCCGGGTCCGCGCCCGCCGCACCCTCACCGTCAAGATCCCGGCCGGCGTCGACAACGGCACCCGGATCCAGCTGGCCGGCGAGGGCGAGGTCGGCCCCGGCGGCGGCCCCGCCGGCGACCTGTACGTCGAGATCGCCGAGACCAGCCACCCGACCTTCCAGCGGCGCGGCGACGACCTGCACTGCACCGTCACCATCCCGATGACCGCCGCCTCGCTCGGCACCCAGGTGCCGCTGCAGACCCTCGACGGCCTCGAGGAGGTCGACATCCGGCCCGGCACCCAGTCCGGCCAGTCGATCCCGCTGCACGGCCGCGGCATCACCCACCTGCGCGGCGGCGGCCGGGGCGACCTGATAGTGCACGTCGAGGTGCAGACGCCCACCAAGCTCGACCCGGAGCAGGAGGAGCTGCTGCGCCGGCTCGCCGTGCTGCGCGGCGAGGAGCGTCCCTCCGGGCAGTTCGCGCCCGGCCAGCAGGGCCTGTTCTCCCGGCTGAAGGACGCCTTCAACGGCCGGTGAGACCCGAACGACCCGGGCCGGGAACGGTGCAGGGGCTGCGCGCCCCCGCCGTTCCCGGCCGGCTTTTCGACGGGCTCCGGCTCCGACCGGGCTCCTGCTGAGAGGACCGCTGCACCGATGACCGCACCCGTGTTCGTCGTCGACGACCTGACCGGGGCCGCCCCCGGCGCCACCGTCCGCCTCGACGGCCCCGAAGGCCGGCACGCCGTCGCCGTCAAGCGCCTGGAACCCGGCGAGGCGCTCACCCTCGCCGACGGCCGCGGCCGCGGCGCGGACGGCACCGTCGCCGCGCTGCACGGCAAGGACGCCCTCGACGTGCTGGTCACCGCCGTCCGCGAGGAACCCGCCCCCGCGCCCCGGATCACCGTCGTCCAGGCCCTGCCCAAGGGCGACCGCGGCGAACTCGCCGTCGAGACCATGACCGAAGCCGGCATCGACGCGATCGTGCCCTGGGCCGCCGCCCGCTGCATCACCCAGTGGAAGGGCGAACGCGGCGCCAAGGCGCTGGCCAAGTGGCGCGCCACCGCGCGCGAGGCCGGCAAGCAGTCGCGGCGACTGCGCTTCCCGGAGGTCCGGGACGCGGTGACCACCCGGCAGCTGCTGCCGCTGCTCGCGGCCGCGAGCTTCGCGGCCGTCCTGCACGAGGAGGGCTCGCTGCCGCTCGCCGCCGCCGCGCTGCCGGCCGACGGCGAGATCGTCCTGGTGGTCGGACCCGAGGGGGGCGTCTCCCCGGACGAGATCGCCGCCTTCGCGGAGGCCGGCGCCGCGCCGTACCGGCTCGGCCCGTCCGTCCTGCGCACCTCCACGGCGGGCGTCGCGGCCGGCGCGCTGCTGCTGGGCCGCACGGGGCGCTGGGGGTAGGCGGGGCGGGACGGTGCGAAACCGGGGGCGCGGGGAACTGCGCGCAGCGGGAGTCGCACGTCGGTGCGGTCGCGGGACGGTGCACCATGCTGTCCTGCGGGGCGATCCGGCTGTGCGTGCTCGCCTGGCCGCGCAGTTCCTCGCGCCCCCGGTTCCGCAGGGTCCGGCGCAGCAGTTCTCTGACGTTCCGTGAGGTTCGCCGCCTAGGGTGGCAGGATGACGGAATCGACGCGCGGGTATCTGCGCCACCCTCACTTGCACGGTGACGCCGTGGCTTTCGTGGCTGAGGACGACGTCTGGCTGGCGCCCGTGGACGGCGGGCGGGCCTGGCGGGTGACGGCGGACCAGGCGCCTTCGGGGGCGGTGCGGTTCTCGCCGGACGGGGGGTCGCTGGCTTGGACGTCGGCCCGGGACGGGGCGCCGGAGGTGCACGTCGGGCCGGTGGAGGGTGGTCCGGCCAGGCGGTTGACGTACTGGGGGAATCCGTTCACCGCGCTGGTGGGGTGGACCGCGGACGGGCGGCCGATCGCCGTCACCGCCGCCGGGCAGGAGACCATCCGGCGGACCTGGGCGTTCGCGTTGCCGTTGGACGGCGGGGAGCCGGAGCGGCTGCCGTACGGGCCGATCGGCGCGCTGGCGTTCGAGCCGGTGCCGGCGGGGGCCGGCGGGGGGCGGGTGCTGCTCGGGACGCACAACCGGGAGGCCGCGCACTGGAAGCGCTACCGGGGCGGCCGGGCCGGGAAGCTGTGGATCGGCGGCGGCCGGTTCGAGCGCCTGCACGCCGACCTGGACGGGCAGTTGGAGTGCCCGATGTGGGTCGGTGACCGGGTCGCGTTCCTGTCCGACCACGAGGGGGTCGGGCGGCTGTACTCCAGCCTCCCGGACGGTTCCGACCTGCGCGCGCACGGCCCGGCCGAGCACGGCTTCTACGCCCGGCAGGCGTCCACCGACGGCACCCGGGTGATCTGGCAGAGCGCCGGCGAGCTGTGGCTGCTGGACGACCTGGACGGTGCCGGGGCGCGCCGCCTGGACGTCCGTCCGGCCGGGCCGCGCACCCGGCGGCAGCCGCACCCGACGCCCGCCGCCGGGCAGGTGGAGACCGCCGCCCCGGACCGCACCGGCCGGGCCGCGGCCGTGGTGGTGCGCGGCACCGTGCACTGGGTCACCCACCGGGAGGGCCCGGCCCGGGTGCTGGACGAGGCGCCCGGGGTGCGGGGCAGGCTGGCCCGGGTGGTCCCGGGCGAGGACGGTGCGCAGGGCGCGGTGTGGGTCACCGACGCGGAGGGCGACGACGCGCTGGAGTACGCCCCGGCGGTGCTGGGCGCGGAGCGGCGGCGGCTGGCGGCCGGGCGGCTCGGCCGGGTGCGCGGCCTGGCGGTCTCGCCGGACGGCAAGCAGCTCGCGGTGGCCTCGCACGACGGCCGGGTGCTGCTGGTGGCGCTCAGCGACGGCGCGGTCAACGAGCTGGCGCGCAGCGGCGACGGCGAGGTCAGCGGGCTGGTGTTCAGCCCGGACTCGGCGTGGCTGGCCTGGTCGCAGCCGGTGCTGGGCCCGTGGTCGCTGCGCCAGATCATGCTCGCCGACCTGACCTCGCGCACCGTCAGCGAGGCGACCCCGCAGCGCTTCCACGACTACTCGCCGGCCTTCACCGCGGACGGCCGGCACCTGGCGTTCCTGTCGGTGCGCACCTTCGACCCGGTGTACGACCAGCACGCCTTCGACCTGTCCTTCCCTGGCGGCACCCGCCCGTACCTGCTGACGCTGGCCGCCGACACGCCGTCGCCGTTCGGCCCGCAGCGCGGCGGGCGGCCGGCCGGCGGCGAGGAGGAGGACGCCAAGGAGGGCGAGAAGGACGCGGTGCCCGGCACCCGGGTCGACCTGGAGGGGCTGGCCGACCGGATCGTGCCGTTCCCGGTGGAGGCCGGCCGGTTCGGGGTGCTGCGGGCGGCGAAGGACGGGGTGCTGTGGACCAGGTACCCGTTCAGCGGCGAACTCGGCGACAGCGCGGCCTCGTTGGACGACGAGCCGGCCCGCACCGCGCTGGAGCGGTTCGACCTGAGGAAGCGCCGGGCGGAGGAACTGCTCAGCGGCGTCGACGCGTTCGCGGTCAGCGGTGACGGCGCCCGGCTGGCCGTGCTGGACGGCGGCGCGCTGCGGATCGTGCCCGCCGACCAGAAGGCCGGCGAGGACGAGGAGGTGGACGTCGACCTCGACCGGGTCCGGGTCACCGTCGACCCGGCCGCCGAGTGGCGGCAGATGTTCGACGAGAACGGCCGCCTGATGCGCGACAACTTCTGGCGCGCCGACCTGAACGGCGTCGACTGGACGGGCGTGCTGGCGCGGTACCGGCCGCTGGTCGAGCGGATCGGCAGCCACGCCGACCTGGTCGACCTGCTTTGGGAGACGGTCGGCGAGCTCGGCACCTCGCACGCCTACGTGCTGCCGCCCGGCCGCGGCACCGAGGCGGCCCGGCTGCAGGGCCTGCTCGGCGCGGACCTGGTGCGGGACGGCGAGGTGTGGCGGGTCGCCCGGGTGCTGCCCGGCGAGTCCTCCGACCCGCGGGCCCGCTCCCCGCTGGCCGCGCCCGGCGCGGCGATCCGCCCCGGGGACGCGGTGCTGGCCGTCAACGGGCGCCCGGTCGACCCGGTGACCGGCCCGGCCCCGCTGCTGGCCGGCACCGCCGACCAGCCGGTCGAACTCACCGTCACCGGCCCGGACGGCGAGCGGCACCCCGTGGTGGTGCCGACCGACGACGAGGAGGCGCTGCGCTACCACGACTGGGTGGCCGGCCGGCGGGCCGCCGTCCGCGAACTGTCCGGCGGCCGGCTCGGCTACCTGCACGTCCCCGACATGCAGAGCGCCGGCTGGGCGCAGCTCCACCGCGACCTGCGGTTCGAGATGTCGCTGGACGGCCTGGTGCTGGACCTGCGGGAGAACCGCGGCGGCCACACCTCCCAGCTGATCGTGGAGAAGCTGGCCCGCCGGATCGTCGGCTGGAACCACGGCCGCGACCTGGCCCGCCCCGACCCGTACCCCGGCGACGCCCCGCGCGGCCCGGTGGTGGCGCTCGCCAACGAGTTCTCCGGCTCGGACGGCGACATCGTCAACGCGGCGATCCAGGCGCTCGGCATCGGCCCGGTGGTCGGCACCCGCACCTGGGGCGGCGTGATCGGCATCGACAGCCGGTACGCGCTGGTCGACGGGACGCTGGTCACCCAGCCCAAGTACGCGTTCTGGATGGAGGGCTACGGCTGGCAGCTGGAGAACCGCGGCGTCACCCCCGACGTCGAGGTGCCGATCGCCCCGCACGACTGGGCGGCCGGCCGCGACCCCCAGCTGGAGACCGCCGTCCGGCTCGCCCTGGAGGCGCTGGAGCGCACCCCCGCCCGGACCTCGCCCGGCCCGGACTAGCCATTCGTCTACGAACGACCGGCCGCCCGGCGGGCGGCCGGTTTCCCGACGTGTCCTTCCGGCGCCGCCCTGTTATCGCTAGGGTGCACGCAGTGACGGCCGAGGGGGAGCGTTGGGGACACCGGATTTCAGCGTGGACCACGAGGCGCTGGGCGAGTGCGGCCGGAAGCTGGACCGGGCGGGCGACGACCTGGAGGCGGCCGGTGGTCGGTTCCGGGGCCCGCCGGACTTCGACCGGGACCACTTCGGCGACTACGGCGTCCCCGAGGCGGCCGGCAACTTCTTCACCTCCTGGCAGGACGAGTGGCGGCTGGACGTCCGGGCGCTGCGCGAACTCGCCGAGAAGGTGCGACGGAGCGCGGAGAACTACCGCAGCACCGACGCCGAGGTGGCCGGGGCGGCCGGCCGGCCGCACGGCTGAGGGGGCACGGGGAACACGGGGAGGGGGACCGACCGACCGGCACGGCCGAAGGGGAGCCAGCACGGGATGCCGACGCAACGCGAGCAGGTCGAGGAGCTCAGCCGCACCATCGGGAGCGCCCACGGGATGTGGGGCGCCGGGGACCTCCGGGACGCCGTCCACGACGCCGTCCGGCTGCCGGGGCCCGCGGGCGTGCCCGGGGCGATCGACCGGCTCGGCCGGGACTTCGCCGCGATGTCCGGGCAGGTCGACAGCGTCCGGGCCGAGGTCGCCGACGTCGCCCGGAGCAGGCTCCCGGACGTCTGGACCGGGCAGGTCGGCGAGAAGGCCGCCGAGGCCGTCACCGCCGCCGCGCAGGACCTGGACCGGATGACCGAGGACTTCACCCGGGCCGGCCGGGTCCTGGTCGAACTCTGCGACGCCCTGGCGCAGGCCCAGGCCACCCACGCCCGGTCGGCCGGCTCGCTGGCCCGGGCCGCCGTCCTGCTGGCCGACATCACCACCGTGGGCGGCCTGCCCGACCCGGTGCACTGGGACGACGACAAGATGCACGAGGCCAAGGCGGAGGCCGGGTACGCGATCGGCCTGATGCTGGATGCCGCCGTGCGCGCCGAGGAGGCCGGCCACCGCGCCGCGGCCGAGCTCAACCGGCTCGCCGCGCAGGCCGAGGCGGCCCGGCTGGCGGGCGGCGGCCTGAGCGCCACCGACCGCCTGGTGCTGGCCGGCGCCGGGGGCTTCGCCGACCTGAACCGCATCCTCAGCGCCACCGACGCCACCCGGGCCGGACAGTTCCTGGACCGGCTCGCCCCCGCGGACCGGCAGCGGCTGAACGCCCTGCTGGCCGGCGCCAAGTCGGCCGAGGAGCGCGCCTACCTGCTGAAGGCGCTCGCCGCCGGCCACAGCGTGGACGAGGTCGCCGCGTTCGACGCGCAGATCCACGAGCACGGCGCCAATCGGGCCTGGCTGGACGCCCGGCTCAGCCCGACCCGGCACGACCCGCAGCCCCGCACCGGCATCGACCACCTGGAGGTGCCGGGCTTCCTGGGCGCCGCCTGGGTGCAGGACGGCAGCACCTGCGTGGCCGCGTCCACCGTGACGGCGCGGGCCGTGGTCGACCCGGTGTACGCGTTCCAGCTCACCACCGGCGGCCGCCCCGGCGACCCGGGGTCCGAGAGCGCGGCCGCCTTCACCGAGCGGCTGCGGGCCGAGCAGCACCGGGTCTACGACGGCAGCCGGGAGTGGTACCAGGACCTGCCGCTGATCGGGCAGGAGGGGCTGAGCGACGACCAGTCCCGGGACGTGGCGAACCGGGAGCTCGGCACCCGCACCGGCACCGACTACCGCAACGTCCCGCTCGACGGCCCGGACGGGCGGCGGGACGTGCTGGTCGACGTGGAGAAGGCCGTGGACGAGGGCAAGCCCGTCCCGGTGAGCATCCGCGGCGGCGACCAGGGCCACCAGCTGATGATCATCGGGCACGACGGCGACAAGCTCCAGGTCTACAACCCGTGGGGCTACACCACCTGGATCACGGAGGACGACTTCGTCAACAACCACATGGACCACGCGCTCGACCAGCCGCCCCGGATGGACACCGCGACCAGCGTCCGCCTCCCGAAGTGAGCCCCCCGGCGTCGACCCTCCGGTGTCGAACCTCCCGAAGTGAACCTCCCGTAGTGAACAGAGAGCACCCATGACCAGCCCCCCGCCCGGCCGGACCGACGCCGAGCTCGCCGCCTTGGACGTGCCCGCGCTGCTGCGCTTCGGCCTGGCCCAGGACGGCCCGCACCGGCGGGCGCTGTTCGCCGACGGCGCGGTGGCCGCCGCGCTCGCGGCCGAGCGGTGCGAGGTGCCCCCGCACGCCGTCGCCTACCTGGCCGAGCTCGTCCGGGCCGCCGGGCTCAGGGCCGCCGCCGAACTGCCGGAGCCGCTGGTCGGCCCCGGCGCGGCCGACCTCGCCGACGACTGGCTGCACGCGGCCGGCACGGTGCTGGACCCGGACGGCGTGGCCGCCGGGGCGCTGGTGGCCGACTGGCTCGCCGCGGTCGCCGCGCTGCTCGAACTGCGCCGCGTGAGCCGCCGCGCGTGAGGACGTGGAAGGTGACGGGGGCCCGGGCCGTCCGGGCGTCGGTGCTGGCGGTGCTGGTGGTGCCGGTCTGGGGGCCGCGGTGGCAGGTCAACCACGGGGAGGTGTTCGCCTCGGACGCCCGGGAGGTCGCGGTCCGGCGCGGCCAGGTGTTCTCGCTGCACTGGGAACTGGCCGTGGACCCGGGGCGGTACCACCGGCCGGTGGCCCCCCGGCCCGACCCGGGGGTCGCCGTCCTCACCGGGGTCGACGAGGTCCCCGGCGACCCCGACCGGCTGGGCGACGGCGGGGAGCTGTACCTGGTGTTCCGGGCGGAGGGCCGCGGCACCACCGAGCTGACGGTCGACAACTGCCGGGAACCCTGCGGCGGATCCGCCGACGGCTTCCGCGAACGCCGGACCTACCGGATCGTGGTGCGCTGACGGCGGTAAGGTCGTGGCACCAGTGACGGAAACCCAGGAAGGGACGCGGGAGATGGCCGGCGAGCCGCAGGCGGACTGTGTGTTCTGCAAGATCGTGTCGGGGGACATCCCGGCGACCGTGGTGCGCAAGACCGAGCGGACGCTGACGTTCCGTGACATCAACCCGCAGGCGCCCACCCACCTGCTGGTGATCCCGCGGGTGCACTACGCGGACGCGGCCGAACTGGCCGCCGCCGAGCCGCAGATCGCGGCCGAACTGCTCGTCGAGGCGGGCGGGGCGGCGGCGGGCGAGGGCCTGGAGTCCTACCGGCTGATCTTCAACACCGGTGCGGGGGCCGGACAGACGGTCTTCCACGCGCACGTGCACGTGCTGGGCGGCAAGCCGCTCACCGAGGGACTGGTCTGACCGTTGTCGCAGCGTGAGCTCGTCGTCCTGGGCACCGCCAGCCAGGTGCCGACCCGGCACCGCAACCACAACGGGTACCTGCTGCGCTGGGACGGCGAGGGGCTGCTGTTCGACCCGGGGGAGGGCACCCAGCGGCAGATGCTGTTCGCCGGGGTGAGCGCCACCGGGATCACCCGGATCGCGGTCTCGCACTTCCACGGCGACCACTGCCTCGGGCTGCCCGGCGTGGTGCAGCGGATCAACCTGGACAAGGTCCCGCACCCGGTGGACGCCTACTACCCGGCGTCCGGGCAGGTGTTCTTCGAACGGCTGCGGAACGCCAGCGCCTACCACCCGACGGCCGAGATCCGCGAGCACCCCGTCGAGGCCACCGGCCCGCTCCCGGCCCCCGGCGCGCCGTTCGCGCTGGAGGCGGTGCGGCTCTCGCACCCGGTGGAGTCGTTCGGCTACCGGCTGACCGAGCCCGACGGCTTCCGGCTGCGGCCCGAGAAGCTGCGCGAACTCGGCCTGCGGGGCCCCGCGGTGGGCGTGCTGCAGCGCGAGGGCCGGGTCGAGGTGGACGGGCGGACGGTGACCGCCGAACAGGTCGGGGAGGTCCGCCCCGGGCAGCGGTTCGCCTTCGTGATGGACACCCGGCTCTGCGACGGCGTCGGCGAACTCGCCGAGGGCGCCGACCTGTTGGTGATCGAATCGACCTTCCTCGACCAGGACGCCGCGCTCGCCGAGGAGCACGGGCACCTGACCGCCGCCCAGGCCGCCCGGGTGGCCGCGGCGGCCGGGGTGCGGCGGCTGGTGCTGACCCACTTCTCGCAGCGCTACCCGGACCTCTCCGGCCACCTCGCGGAGGCCGCACGGCACTTCGACGGCGAGATCGTGGTCGCCGAGGACCTGGCGCGGATCCCCGTCCCGCCGCGCCGTTGACCGCCGCCGGGCCGCGACCGGCCGCCGCCCGGCCCCGACGTGCGGGAAAACCGCTCGCGCATCGGGCCGCCAGCCCCCACCATCGAAGCCGCCGCGCCGCTCCGGCGAACACCTGCGCGGCGTACCCTGGTGACCCGGAGAGCCCGAGCCACACGACACGACGGATTGGGATGAGGCAGGCCGCAGCGCCGACCCATGACTGACACACCGCAGACCCGAACCGACGGACAGGAGCGCCCCGACGGGGCGTCCACCAGCACCCGGATCGCCATTCCGGAGAAGCACCCGATGGTCACCCTGCTGGGTGCGGCCGACTCGCTCCTGCGAGTGATCGAGGAAGGCTTCCCGGGCGCCGACATCCACGTCCGCGGAAACGAGGTGACGGCCACCGGCTCGCCCGCCGAGGTCGCGCTCGTCAAGCAGCTCTTCACCGAGATGATGCTGGTGCTGCGCACCGGCCAACCCCTGACGGAGGACGCCGTGGAGCGCTCCATCAGCATGCTCAGGAGCGCCGCCGAGGACCCGGCCCACCCGGCCCCGTCCGAGGTGTTCACGGCGAACATCCTGTCCAACCGGGGCCGCACCATCCGCCCCAAGACGCTCAACCAGCAGCGCTACGTCGACGCGATCGACAAGCACACCATCGTCTTCGGCCTCGGCCCGGCCGGCACCGGCAAGACCTACCTGGCGATGGCCAAGGCCGTGCAGGCCCTACAGGCCAAGGAGGTCAACCGGATCATCCTGACCCGGCCGGCCGTCGAGGCGGGGGAGCGGCTGGGCTTCCTGCCCGGCACCCTCTACGAGAAGATCGACCCGTACCTGCGCCCGCTGTACGACGCGCTGCACGACATGATGGACCCCGACTCGATCCCGCGGCTGATGGCGGCCGGGACGATCGAGGTGGCCCCGCTCGCGTACATGCGCGGCCGCACCCTGAACGACGCCTTCATCATCCTCGACGAGGCGCAGAACACCTCGCCCGAGCAGATGAAGATGTTCCTGACCCGCCTGGGCTTCAACTCCCGGGTGGTCGTGACCGGCGACACCAGCCAGATCGACCTGCCGGGCGGCACCCGCTCCGGCCTCAAGGTGGTCCAGGAGATCCTCGTCGACGTGCCCGACATCCACTTCTCGGTGCTCACCAGCACCGACGTGGTGCGGCACAAGCTGGTCGGCCGCATCGTGGATGCGTACGAACGCTGGGACGCCCGGCAGGAGGCCGAGGAGTCCGGCGACCGCAAACCCGTCCAACGGCGGGGCGCCCGGGCGCCCCGGCAGTCCCATCGCACCGAA is part of the Kitasatospora cineracea genome and harbors:
- a CDS encoding S41 family peptidase codes for the protein MTESTRGYLRHPHLHGDAVAFVAEDDVWLAPVDGGRAWRVTADQAPSGAVRFSPDGGSLAWTSARDGAPEVHVGPVEGGPARRLTYWGNPFTALVGWTADGRPIAVTAAGQETIRRTWAFALPLDGGEPERLPYGPIGALAFEPVPAGAGGGRVLLGTHNREAAHWKRYRGGRAGKLWIGGGRFERLHADLDGQLECPMWVGDRVAFLSDHEGVGRLYSSLPDGSDLRAHGPAEHGFYARQASTDGTRVIWQSAGELWLLDDLDGAGARRLDVRPAGPRTRRQPHPTPAAGQVETAAPDRTGRAAAVVVRGTVHWVTHREGPARVLDEAPGVRGRLARVVPGEDGAQGAVWVTDAEGDDALEYAPAVLGAERRRLAAGRLGRVRGLAVSPDGKQLAVASHDGRVLLVALSDGAVNELARSGDGEVSGLVFSPDSAWLAWSQPVLGPWSLRQIMLADLTSRTVSEATPQRFHDYSPAFTADGRHLAFLSVRTFDPVYDQHAFDLSFPGGTRPYLLTLAADTPSPFGPQRGGRPAGGEEEDAKEGEKDAVPGTRVDLEGLADRIVPFPVEAGRFGVLRAAKDGVLWTRYPFSGELGDSAASLDDEPARTALERFDLRKRRAEELLSGVDAFAVSGDGARLAVLDGGALRIVPADQKAGEDEEVDVDLDRVRVTVDPAAEWRQMFDENGRLMRDNFWRADLNGVDWTGVLARYRPLVERIGSHADLVDLLWETVGELGTSHAYVLPPGRGTEAARLQGLLGADLVRDGEVWRVARVLPGESSDPRARSPLAAPGAAIRPGDAVLAVNGRPVDPVTGPAPLLAGTADQPVELTVTGPDGERHPVVVPTDDEEALRYHDWVAGRRAAVRELSGGRLGYLHVPDMQSAGWAQLHRDLRFEMSLDGLVLDLRENRGGHTSQLIVEKLARRIVGWNHGRDLARPDPYPGDAPRGPVVALANEFSGSDGDIVNAAIQALGIGPVVGTRTWGGVIGIDSRYALVDGTLVTQPKYAFWMEGYGWQLENRGVTPDVEVPIAPHDWAAGRDPQLETAVRLALEALERTPARTSPGPD
- a CDS encoding HIT domain-containing protein, giving the protein MAGEPQADCVFCKIVSGDIPATVVRKTERTLTFRDINPQAPTHLLVIPRVHYADAAELAAAEPQIAAELLVEAGGAAAGEGLESYRLIFNTGAGAGQTVFHAHVHVLGGKPLTEGLV
- a CDS encoding peptidoglycan-binding protein, producing the protein MPTQREQVEELSRTIGSAHGMWGAGDLRDAVHDAVRLPGPAGVPGAIDRLGRDFAAMSGQVDSVRAEVADVARSRLPDVWTGQVGEKAAEAVTAAAQDLDRMTEDFTRAGRVLVELCDALAQAQATHARSAGSLARAAVLLADITTVGGLPDPVHWDDDKMHEAKAEAGYAIGLMLDAAVRAEEAGHRAAAELNRLAAQAEAARLAGGGLSATDRLVLAGAGGFADLNRILSATDATRAGQFLDRLAPADRQRLNALLAGAKSAEERAYLLKALAAGHSVDEVAAFDAQIHEHGANRAWLDARLSPTRHDPQPRTGIDHLEVPGFLGAAWVQDGSTCVAASTVTARAVVDPVYAFQLTTGGRPGDPGSESAAAFTERLRAEQHRVYDGSREWYQDLPLIGQEGLSDDQSRDVANRELGTRTGTDYRNVPLDGPDGRRDVLVDVEKAVDEGKPVPVSIRGGDQGHQLMIIGHDGDKLQVYNPWGYTTWITEDDFVNNHMDHALDQPPRMDTATSVRLPK
- a CDS encoding 16S rRNA (uracil(1498)-N(3))-methyltransferase, with the translated sequence MTAPVFVVDDLTGAAPGATVRLDGPEGRHAVAVKRLEPGEALTLADGRGRGADGTVAALHGKDALDVLVTAVREEPAPAPRITVVQALPKGDRGELAVETMTEAGIDAIVPWAAARCITQWKGERGAKALAKWRATAREAGKQSRRLRFPEVRDAVTTRQLLPLLAAASFAAVLHEEGSLPLAAAALPADGEIVLVVGPEGGVSPDEIAAFAEAGAAPYRLGPSVLRTSTAGVAAGALLLGRTGRWG
- a CDS encoding PhoH family protein, coding for MTDTPQTRTDGQERPDGASTSTRIAIPEKHPMVTLLGAADSLLRVIEEGFPGADIHVRGNEVTATGSPAEVALVKQLFTEMMLVLRTGQPLTEDAVERSISMLRSAAEDPAHPAPSEVFTANILSNRGRTIRPKTLNQQRYVDAIDKHTIVFGLGPAGTGKTYLAMAKAVQALQAKEVNRIILTRPAVEAGERLGFLPGTLYEKIDPYLRPLYDALHDMMDPDSIPRLMAAGTIEVAPLAYMRGRTLNDAFIILDEAQNTSPEQMKMFLTRLGFNSRVVVTGDTSQIDLPGGTRSGLKVVQEILVDVPDIHFSVLTSTDVVRHKLVGRIVDAYERWDARQEAEESGDRKPVQRRGARAPRQSHRTES
- the dnaJ gene encoding molecular chaperone DnaJ — protein: MATDYYAVLGVRRDAGQDEIKKAFRRLARELHPDVNPDPKTQERFKEINAAYEVLSDPQKRQVYDLGGDPLSPNGGGAGGFGAGAAGFGFSDIMDAFFGAATGQRGPRSRTRRGQDAMIRLEITLEEAAFGTTKELQVDTAVTCTTCNGEGAAPGTSAQTCDMCRGKGEVSQVTRSFLGQVMTSRPCPQCQGFGTVVPTPCPECAGDGRVRARRTLTVKIPAGVDNGTRIQLAGEGEVGPGGGPAGDLYVEIAETSHPTFQRRGDDLHCTVTIPMTAASLGTQVPLQTLDGLEEVDIRPGTQSGQSIPLHGRGITHLRGGGRGDLIVHVEVQTPTKLDPEQEELLRRLAVLRGEERPSGQFAPGQQGLFSRLKDAFNGR
- a CDS encoding ribonuclease Z, which translates into the protein MSQRELVVLGTASQVPTRHRNHNGYLLRWDGEGLLFDPGEGTQRQMLFAGVSATGITRIAVSHFHGDHCLGLPGVVQRINLDKVPHPVDAYYPASGQVFFERLRNASAYHPTAEIREHPVEATGPLPAPGAPFALEAVRLSHPVESFGYRLTEPDGFRLRPEKLRELGLRGPAVGVLQREGRVEVDGRTVTAEQVGEVRPGQRFAFVMDTRLCDGVGELAEGADLLVIESTFLDQDAALAEEHGHLTAAQAARVAAAAGVRRLVLTHFSQRYPDLSGHLAEAARHFDGEIVVAEDLARIPVPPRR